In Pseudomonas fluorescens NCIMB 11764, a single window of DNA contains:
- a CDS encoding TorF family putative porin encodes MLKPFLFLLSGLLSSSVANAQIFQRELGDFDLKLGTTPSRSMAQGLVKPSTIGSFHGGLDLSHDSGFYFGQWSPSMGLSQGNNLEVDSYMGFKQPFDQTLGYEVGMIRYSYPKVDTLDTQELFGGLTLLGSRFGAAFSNDPDKQNSTVFADLGGNQPFGVGISMKYTTHQLNTPVSVDGGYVGSFTDWSLTLSRPFMGIDLDLIYSDSSLSGSDCSAYSGHNSQCDGLVTLKAEHAFY; translated from the coding sequence ATGCTCAAACCCTTTCTGTTTTTGCTCAGCGGCCTGCTGTCATCTTCGGTCGCCAACGCGCAAATCTTCCAGCGTGAACTGGGGGACTTCGATCTCAAGCTGGGCACCACCCCCAGTCGCAGCATGGCCCAGGGGCTGGTCAAACCCTCGACCATCGGCTCCTTTCACGGCGGCCTCGACCTGAGCCATGACAGCGGCTTCTACTTCGGCCAATGGTCACCGAGCATGGGATTGAGCCAGGGGAACAACCTCGAAGTCGATTCCTACATGGGTTTTAAACAACCCTTCGACCAAACCCTCGGATACGAAGTCGGCATGATCCGCTACAGCTATCCGAAGGTGGACACCCTCGACACCCAGGAACTCTTCGGCGGCCTGACCCTGCTGGGCAGCCGTTTCGGCGCAGCCTTCAGCAACGACCCGGACAAACAGAACAGCACCGTGTTCGCCGACCTGGGCGGCAATCAGCCATTCGGCGTCGGGATCAGCATGAAATACACCACCCACCAGCTCAATACTCCGGTGTCGGTGGACGGCGGGTATGTAGGCAGTTTCACCGACTGGTCGTTGACGCTGTCCCGGCCGTTCATGGGCATCGACCTGGACCTGATCTACAGCGACTCAAGCCTCAGCGGCAGCGATTGCTCCGCCTACTCCGGGCACAACAGTCAGTGCGACGGACTCGTCACCCTCAAAGCCGAACACGCGTTCTATTGA
- a CDS encoding DUF6279 family lipoprotein: protein MSRWLKCIAVALTLSLALGACSRVGLAYRNLDVIIPWTLSDYLDMNGEQKGWFNERLKEHLSWHCTTQLPGYLDWLDRLQVMVETNQVTDTALQTRTQEAKQAIAQTAREITPSAIELLQGLDDKQVAEMNDAFAKDQRKRQQDYLKPSLDQQIKERGERMEKRLKDWLGPLSPTQRQRVVAWSNALGDQNTQWIANRAHWQKQFSAAVAQRQSPEFPQRIETLLVNRESLWTADYRKAYANTEAQALSLFADLMAESKPTQRERLLKKIEGVRKDFNDLKCLKAAKQS from the coding sequence ATGTCGCGCTGGTTAAAGTGTATTGCCGTCGCACTCACCCTCAGTCTCGCCCTCGGCGCCTGCAGCCGCGTGGGCCTGGCCTATCGCAACCTCGACGTGATCATTCCGTGGACCCTCAGCGATTACCTGGACATGAACGGCGAGCAAAAAGGCTGGTTCAACGAGCGCCTGAAAGAGCACCTGAGCTGGCACTGCACCACGCAACTGCCGGGTTACCTCGACTGGCTCGACCGTTTGCAGGTGATGGTTGAGACCAATCAGGTGACCGACACCGCACTGCAAACCCGCACCCAGGAAGCCAAACAAGCCATCGCCCAGACCGCACGGGAAATCACCCCGTCGGCCATCGAGTTGTTGCAGGGGCTGGATGACAAGCAAGTCGCGGAGATGAACGACGCCTTTGCCAAGGACCAGCGCAAACGCCAGCAGGATTACCTGAAACCGTCCCTCGATCAGCAGATCAAGGAGCGCGGCGAGCGCATGGAAAAACGCTTGAAAGACTGGCTCGGCCCGCTCAGTCCAACCCAGCGACAACGTGTCGTCGCCTGGTCGAATGCCTTGGGTGACCAGAACACGCAATGGATCGCCAACCGCGCCCATTGGCAGAAGCAGTTCAGTGCCGCAGTGGCACAACGTCAGAGCCCGGAATTCCCACAGCGAATCGAGACACTTCTGGTGAATCGCGAGAGTTTATGGACGGCCGATTACCGCAAGGCTTACGCCAACACAGAAGCACAGGCGCTAAGCCTGTTCGCGGATTTGATGGCCGAGAGCAAGCCGACCCAGCGTGAGCGGTTGTTGAAGAAAATCGAAGGGGTTCGCAAGGACTTCAATGATTTGAAGTGCCTCAAGGCCGCGAAACAGAGCTAA
- a CDS encoding CvfB family protein: MALVGRYNSLQVVKHTNFGLYLDGGADGEILLPNRYIPKDIPSEDEDWLNVFIYLDSDDKLIATTEKPKVQVGEFASLKVVEVNSIGVFLDWGLPKDLLLPYSEEKRQMTAGEYVVVHVYLDKHTRRITATARLDRYLDKTPAHYTPGQEVDLLVAEATDMGFKAIINNKHWGLIHKNEIFKFMRAGKEEKGFIKEVRADGKISLSLQPVGEEAATSLNSKILAKLRENNGTLPVSDKSDPTVITSMFGVSKGNFKKAIGALYKNGQIVIHADRIELS, from the coding sequence ATGGCTTTAGTCGGGCGTTACAACAGTTTGCAAGTGGTTAAACACACTAACTTCGGTTTATATCTGGACGGTGGCGCGGATGGCGAAATCCTTCTGCCTAATCGTTATATTCCCAAAGATATTCCCAGCGAAGATGAAGACTGGCTCAACGTTTTTATTTATCTGGACAGCGATGACAAACTTATCGCAACTACCGAAAAGCCGAAAGTTCAAGTCGGTGAATTCGCCAGTTTGAAAGTCGTTGAAGTCAACAGCATCGGTGTTTTCCTGGATTGGGGTTTGCCGAAGGATCTGTTGCTGCCGTATTCCGAAGAAAAGCGTCAGATGACTGCTGGCGAGTACGTCGTGGTGCACGTCTACCTCGACAAGCACACCCGTCGCATCACTGCGACCGCGCGTCTGGACCGTTATCTGGACAAGACCCCGGCCCATTACACACCCGGCCAGGAAGTTGATCTGCTGGTTGCCGAAGCCACCGACATGGGCTTCAAGGCAATCATCAACAACAAGCATTGGGGCCTGATCCACAAGAACGAAATCTTCAAGTTCATGCGCGCCGGCAAGGAAGAGAAGGGCTTCATCAAAGAAGTCCGGGCCGACGGCAAGATCAGCCTGAGCCTGCAACCGGTGGGTGAAGAAGCGGCCACTAGCCTCAACTCGAAGATCCTCGCCAAGTTGCGTGAAAACAACGGCACGCTGCCGGTGAGCGACAAGAGTGACCCGACAGTGATCACCAGCATGTTTGGCGTCAGCAAGGGC
- a CDS encoding DUF899 domain-containing protein, with the protein MNVQNHQIVSREEWLVARKQHLAHEKAFTKERDKLSAERRALPWVKIDQDYRFQGPNGELKMANLFGGRSQLVIYHFMFADGWDEGCPGCSFLSDHIDGANQHLAHHDVAVVAVSHAPFAEFQAFKRRMGWKFDWVSSAGSDFNYDFGVSARAEDVAAGKATYNYEKSDGAEEELPGLSVFYRNEAGDIFHTYSTYARGLDMLVGAYNYLDLTPKGRNEEEIMEWVRHHDRYEDKASSSCCHGG; encoded by the coding sequence ATGAACGTTCAGAACCATCAAATCGTGTCGCGAGAAGAATGGCTCGTGGCCCGCAAACAACACTTGGCCCACGAAAAAGCCTTCACCAAAGAACGGGACAAACTCAGCGCCGAACGTCGCGCCCTGCCCTGGGTGAAAATTGACCAGGACTATCGCTTCCAGGGCCCCAACGGCGAACTGAAAATGGCCAATCTGTTCGGCGGTCGCAGCCAGTTGGTCATTTACCACTTCATGTTCGCCGACGGCTGGGACGAAGGTTGTCCCGGTTGCTCCTTCCTGTCCGACCACATCGACGGCGCAAACCAGCACCTCGCCCATCACGACGTGGCCGTAGTGGCCGTTTCCCACGCGCCATTCGCCGAATTCCAGGCATTCAAACGGCGCATGGGCTGGAAGTTCGATTGGGTGTCGTCAGCAGGCAGCGATTTCAACTACGACTTTGGCGTCTCGGCCCGAGCAGAAGATGTCGCTGCCGGCAAGGCAACCTACAACTACGAAAAATCCGACGGTGCCGAGGAAGAACTCCCCGGCCTGAGCGTGTTTTATCGCAACGAAGCTGGCGATATTTTCCACACCTACTCCACCTATGCCCGAGGATTGGACATGTTGGTGGGAGCCTACAATTACCTCGACCTCACGCCCAAGGGGCGCAATGAAGAAGAAATCATGGAATGGGTAAGGCATCACGATCGCTATGAAGACAAGGCTTCTTCGAGCTGCTGCCATGGGGGATAG
- a CDS encoding DUF2846 domain-containing protein: MKSIPVLLLMLLLTGCGHTSSSQPYFEPPAPPQGKALVYMMRTQVIQGSFYDSVFSINDSAVVGLNDKNYSWVLVSPGLHKVSAGPRPHPRNVYLNLQVEPGKEYFVEYTQEYAAEMVRVRDAKEGKAMVKGYSYIPAK, encoded by the coding sequence ATGAAAAGTATCCCGGTTCTATTGCTCATGCTGTTGTTGACCGGATGCGGTCATACCAGCTCCAGCCAGCCGTATTTCGAGCCGCCGGCGCCACCGCAGGGCAAAGCGCTGGTTTACATGATGCGGACCCAGGTCATTCAAGGCAGTTTTTATGACAGCGTGTTCAGCATCAATGACAGCGCCGTGGTGGGGCTCAATGACAAAAACTATTCCTGGGTTCTGGTGAGCCCGGGCTTGCATAAGGTCTCAGCCGGACCGCGCCCGCATCCCCGAAACGTGTACTTGAACCTGCAGGTCGAGCCGGGCAAGGAATACTTCGTTGAATACACGCAAGAGTACGCGGCCGAGATGGTCCGGGTGCGGGACGCCAAGGAAGGGAAAGCCATGGTGAAGGGGTATTCGTATATTCCGGCGAAGTAG
- a CDS encoding Sbal_3080 family lipoprotein has protein sequence MLFRAVTASLLLALTGCTNVNVEPVAPQYKISQLCIEENPKVVVGDFVDGLQTLLRKHNIESRLYAAPIPSSCEYRLTYTAIRSWDFSPYLSDASVRLFKGDQQIGFGQYHLTGEGGFDPSKVAPVEEKMGPVINQLLGQNK, from the coding sequence ATGCTGTTCAGGGCCGTCACGGCAAGCCTTCTACTGGCATTGACCGGTTGCACCAACGTCAACGTCGAGCCAGTTGCTCCTCAATACAAAATCTCTCAGCTCTGCATCGAAGAGAACCCGAAAGTGGTGGTGGGCGATTTCGTCGATGGCCTGCAAACGCTTTTGCGCAAGCACAACATCGAAAGTCGCTTGTACGCCGCCCCCATTCCGAGCAGTTGCGAATACCGTCTGACCTACACCGCCATCCGTTCCTGGGACTTTTCCCCGTACTTGTCCGATGCCAGTGTCCGGCTCTTCAAGGGCGATCAACAAATCGGCTTTGGTCAATACCATCTGACCGGTGAGGGCGGCTTCGATCCGTCGAAAGTCGCGCCGGTCGAGGAAAAAATGGGGCCGGTGATCAACCAGTTACTGGGGCAAAACAAATGA